In one window of Penaeus monodon isolate SGIC_2016 chromosome 36, NSTDA_Pmon_1, whole genome shotgun sequence DNA:
- the LOC119595476 gene encoding uncharacterized protein LOC119595476: MFIWLMLSCLLGFSLAEGQDYQVCYKGSSVAENKCMNVDVDRLAMKVHFHMPESDDFDDVETLEDYSVGLAASRVVSQEACYVRRLVKSFEQQVAFIKGHQDDGMRVESDVRVSAVSLDNPEEEIGSDLANFCGDLPVYKLVSEEQTDSVQDRRQVSVTFTRCVLLCFIPTCFTTTLTLPTGGTITFGWLFFG, translated from the exons ATGTTCATTTGGCTGATGCTCTCCTGCCTCTTAGGCTTCTCCCTAgctgagggtcag GATTACCAAGTATGTTACAAGGGAAGCAGTGTCGCTGAAAACAAATGCATGAATGTGGATGTAGACCGCCTTGCCATGAAGGTTCATTTCCACATGCCTGAATCCGACGATTTCGATGATGTGGAGACTCTGGAGGATTATAGTGTC GGTCTAGCAGCATCCCGAGTGGTATCTCAGGAGGCGTGTTACGTGAGGCGACTCGTTAAATCTTTCGAGCAACAAGTAGCCTTCATCAAAGGCCATCAGGATGATGGCATGAGGGTTGAGTCTGACGTCAGAGTTTCCGCTGTTTCCCTCGACAATCCTGAGGAAGAGATCGGTTCTGATCTTGCCAACTTCTGCGGCGACCTTCCCGTTTACAAACTGGTGAGTGAGGAACAGACTGACAGTGTGCAAGACCGTCGTCAAGTGAGCGTGACCTTCACCCGCTGCGTCTTGCTGTGTTTCATTCCCACCTGCTTCACCACCACGCTCACGCTCCCCACTGGCGGCACCATCACCTTCGGCTGGCTCTTCTTTGGCTAA
- the LOC119595475 gene encoding uncharacterized protein LOC119595475, producing the protein MKVDVDRLAMKVHFHMPESDDFDDVETLEDYSVGLAASRVVSQEVCYVRRLVKSFEQQVAFIKGHQDDGMRVESDVRVSAVSLDNPEEEIGSDLANFCGDLPVYKLVSEEQNESVQDRRQVSVTFTRCVLLCFIPTCFTTTLTLPTGGTITFGWLFFG; encoded by the exons ATGAAGGTAGATGTGGACCGCCTTGCCATGAAGGTTCACTTCCACATGCCCGAATCCGACGATTTCGACGACGTGGAGACTCTGGAGGATTATAGTGTG GGTCTAGCAGCATCCCGAGTGGTATCCCAGGAGGTGTGTTACGTGAGGCGACTCGTTAAATCTTTCGAGCAACAAGTAGCTTTCATCAAAGGCCATCAGGATGATGGCATGAGGGTTGAGTCTGACGTCAGAGTTTCCGCTGTTTCCCTCGACAATCCTGAGGAAGAGATCGGTTCCGATCTTGCCAATTTCTGTGGCGACCTTCCCGTTTACAAACTGGTGAGTGAGGAACAAAATGAGAGTGTGCAAGACCGTCGTCAAGTGAGCGTAACCTTCACCCGCTGCGTCCTGCTGTGTTTCATTCCCACTTGCTTTACCACCACGCTCACGCTCCCCACTGGCGGCACCATCACCTTCGGCTGGCTCTTCTTCGGCTAA